One Bifidobacterium angulatum DSM 20098 = JCM 7096 DNA window includes the following coding sequences:
- the htpX gene encoding zinc metalloprotease HtpX, with amino-acid sequence MNAKMRVHGHCNGLKTTLLFALMWAIIMLIWLCTGASRNTLGIYVFIGLATTFGSYWFSDKLAIASMGAHEVSEQEAPQIYQIVRELSARAGKPMPRIYIAPTESPNAFATGRNERHAAVCCTQGILRILNGRELRGVLGHELMHVYNHDILTSAIASAMASVISYLGYSLMYFGGGSRDRDESSGLIGAIGVVLTAVLAPIGASLVQLAISRTREYDADEDGSRLTGDPEALASALNKISMGVDAMPMQATAGNQSVAAMMIANPFKGGGFSRLFSTHPPTADRISRLMQMSREMHGAQVGGTGWQTQVPMH; translated from the coding sequence ATGAATGCCAAAATGCGTGTACATGGCCATTGCAATGGCTTGAAGACAACGCTTCTTTTCGCGTTGATGTGGGCGATTATCATGCTCATCTGGCTGTGCACTGGTGCCAGCCGCAATACCCTCGGTATTTACGTTTTCATTGGTTTGGCGACTACGTTCGGGTCGTACTGGTTTTCCGATAAACTTGCCATCGCTTCTATGGGCGCACATGAGGTCAGTGAGCAGGAAGCGCCTCAGATCTATCAGATTGTGCGCGAGCTTTCCGCTCGGGCGGGCAAGCCGATGCCTCGCATTTATATCGCGCCTACCGAAAGTCCCAACGCGTTTGCCACCGGTCGTAACGAGCGTCATGCGGCGGTGTGCTGTACGCAGGGGATTCTGCGTATTCTCAATGGTCGCGAGTTGCGTGGCGTGCTTGGGCATGAGCTGATGCATGTGTATAACCATGACATTCTTACGTCTGCGATTGCGTCGGCCATGGCGTCTGTGATTTCGTATTTGGGTTATTCGTTGATGTATTTTGGCGGCGGTAGTCGTGATCGTGATGAGTCTTCGGGGCTGATTGGCGCGATTGGTGTGGTTCTTACCGCTGTTCTTGCGCCGATTGGAGCGTCGCTGGTGCAGCTGGCTATTTCGCGTACGCGTGAATATGACGCGGATGAGGATGGCAGTAGGCTGACGGGGGATCCGGAGGCGCTGGCTTCGGCGTTGAATAAGATTTCCATGGGTGTGGATGCTATGCCGATGCAGGCCACTGCGGGGAACCAGTCGGTGGCTGCCATGATGATTGCGAATCCATTCAAGGGCGGTGGTTTTTCCCGTTTGTTTTCTACGCATCCGCCGACTGCTGATCGCATTTCGAGGTTGATGCAGATGTCGCGGGAGATGCATGGTGCTCAGGTTGGTGGCACGGGGTGGCAGACGCAGGTGCCGATGCACTGA
- a CDS encoding FAD-dependent oxidoreductase: MTETNELRIAVIGAGPAGVYSSDIFLRQLKKLGDELGLGTKARIDLFEKLPVPFGLVRYGVAPDHPSIKFIADALEKTLDNPDIHLYCDVEFGKDVTLDELLARYDAVLFATGAVEDKPLGLPGADLDGVYGAAKFVEWYDGYPTGAREWPLDAENVAVIGGGNVAMDVARELMRNADDLKAKTDIPDNVYEGIKANKAKTLHLFIRRGVAQAKFSVQELREMEKLPGVQLIINEDDFDLDDETIEVAGQNKLTRQMVEELFAIREMAEDMEDDGDVDYEGNPADRKYYVHFNSAPTEVLGEDGKVKAIRVEKTETSADGKMTRTGEFVDYPVEAVYHAIGYKPATAPGIAYDEKHAHLANANEDGRITTEADGGEVRERLYATGWAKRGPVGLIGSTKSDALAIVTNMLEDLAKAAEGGRVAEDRDPKSIDRLLAERGVKPIDFAGWKKVDAYERAEGAKEGREHKKVIEPDQMRELAHA, translated from the coding sequence GTGACTGAGACTAACGAACTTCGTATTGCTGTAATCGGCGCCGGCCCCGCAGGCGTCTACTCCTCTGACATCTTCCTCCGCCAACTCAAGAAACTCGGCGACGAACTCGGCCTGGGCACCAAGGCCCGCATCGACCTGTTCGAAAAGCTGCCGGTCCCGTTCGGCCTGGTGCGCTACGGCGTGGCCCCCGATCACCCATCCATCAAATTCATCGCCGATGCGCTCGAAAAAACGCTCGACAACCCCGACATCCACCTGTACTGCGACGTGGAATTTGGCAAGGACGTCACCCTGGACGAATTGCTCGCCCGCTACGACGCCGTGCTGTTCGCCACCGGAGCCGTAGAAGACAAGCCGCTCGGCCTGCCTGGTGCCGACCTTGACGGCGTATACGGTGCCGCCAAATTCGTCGAATGGTACGACGGATACCCCACGGGCGCTCGCGAATGGCCGCTCGACGCCGAAAACGTGGCCGTGATCGGCGGTGGCAACGTGGCCATGGACGTGGCCCGCGAACTCATGCGCAACGCGGACGACCTCAAAGCCAAAACCGACATTCCCGACAACGTGTACGAAGGCATCAAAGCCAACAAGGCCAAGACGCTCCACCTGTTCATCCGCCGCGGCGTGGCCCAAGCCAAGTTCAGCGTGCAGGAACTACGCGAGATGGAAAAGCTGCCGGGCGTGCAGCTCATCATCAACGAGGACGACTTCGATCTGGACGACGAAACCATCGAAGTTGCCGGCCAGAACAAGCTGACCCGTCAAATGGTCGAAGAACTGTTCGCAATTCGCGAGATGGCCGAAGACATGGAAGACGACGGCGACGTCGACTACGAAGGCAACCCCGCCGATCGTAAATACTACGTGCACTTCAACTCCGCACCGACCGAAGTGCTGGGCGAAGACGGCAAAGTCAAGGCAATCCGCGTGGAAAAGACCGAGACCAGCGCCGATGGCAAGATGACCCGCACCGGCGAATTCGTGGATTACCCGGTCGAAGCCGTGTACCATGCCATCGGATACAAGCCGGCCACCGCGCCCGGCATCGCCTACGACGAGAAACACGCCCACCTCGCCAACGCGAACGAAGACGGCCGCATCACCACCGAAGCAGACGGCGGCGAAGTGCGCGAACGCCTGTACGCCACCGGTTGGGCCAAGCGCGGACCGGTCGGCCTGATCGGTTCCACCAAGTCCGATGCGCTCGCCATTGTGACCAACATGCTTGAAGATCTCGCCAAGGCCGCCGAGGGCGGTCGCGTGGCCGAGGATCGCGATCCCAAATCCATCGACAGGCTGCTGGCCGAGCGCGGCGTCAAGCCGATCGACTTTGCCGGTTGGAAGAAGGTCGACGCATACGAGCGTGCCGAGGGAGCGAAGGAAGGGCGCGAGCACAAGAAGGTCATCGAGCCGGATCAGATGCGCGAACTCGCACACGCGTGA